Proteins from one Triplophysa dalaica isolate WHDGS20190420 chromosome 6, ASM1584641v1, whole genome shotgun sequence genomic window:
- the zbtb11 gene encoding LOW QUALITY PROTEIN: zinc finger and BTB domain-containing protein 11 (The sequence of the model RefSeq protein was modified relative to this genomic sequence to represent the inferred CDS: inserted 1 base in 1 codon) — MSNEESYLAIQRYLTDEREPYAPGTHGNTKRKIRKAAACYIVRNGILYYQRRQKGLDEFSELEVVLQAVRRKELITEAHITSGGEHFNQQQTWEIISQKYWWRGILKQVKDCIRECGHCQSKQERVRGSPEDATKQAPFRRKTAAQVSEEDDDDAHDELDDEQPAVVDKHELVIVDSSGVVKQFLPKHGQTMLDKLNQQRLKNEFCDITLLIEGEEHRAHKAVLASCSEYFYELFVEKGAVTSHEAVVDLSGFSKASFLPLLDFAYTSNLTFNFCVMAEVATLARHLLMAEVLQICESVHKKVEEQKLMVYQRGDIHTVVTNQPVPPEPIPSINSETYVVTMQSDGQVVSEAGQXLAVITGEDGTAESLALLAGATVDGQTMTVVTHSGQAGSAESLAMVAHSGEAVEGETMTLVTHSGQAGSGESLAVVQACWSVEEPQVGDTPVAESIQPGTYLITVDPVKADASEVVHLAAVAPPAVQAEPTQPPEPAAPIPQEAPAPVKRRPGRPPKVKLPEPPPEEDPTEMEDIEDASAADEEKKEMESIDPNKRYLRKRSMKEGSYVRLHMGLENEEEENSSSPPMKIPQKLARRGRVVQTLRKISDEFSETKLESAPDTATAAEESESVTDMSEAVEEGTMMGDPVGTVEGDHVCNECGMVFQRRYALIMHALKHEKTRSFKCSICNKEFQYAASLRAHLARHKHQKTQRASVTRSTVAENSQESEDSAKYRTKREFVCDICGKTLPKLYSLRIHMLHHTGVRPHSCKVCGKSFATKHSLKMHRALHDSLKRFHCNLCEKSFVTKRSLEEHTSIHTGESKYLCTTCGASFHRASGLSKHLKKHLPKPEVRSFQCTQCDKSFFEAKDLQQHMNKHLGLKPFQCQVCGKCYSWKKDWYSHVKSHTVAEPFRCNVCGKEFFEKALFRRHVKKATHGKKGRVKQNLERECEHCGRKFTQLREYRRHMNNHQGVKPFECLTCGVAWADARSLKRHVRTHTGERPYVCPLCQEAHIDARSLRKHISKFHGDQLPGKIMLEKDTLQFHNQGTQVEHAVSILGSDLPPELQPPQPPTTEEIETVLITEETVEAVQAVSEGSVTTLSDQSIMQVVNYVLAQQSVVKVEDSPEIIQTMEVEVAHVAEVE; from the exons ATGTCGAACGAGGAGAGCTATCTAGCTATCCAGCGCTATTTGACTGACGAGCGGGAGCCGTACGCGCCGGGCACGCACGGCAACACCAAGAGGAAGATCCGCAAAGCTGCCGCCTGTTACATAGTTCGCAATGGCATTCTTTATTATCAGAGGCGACAGAAGGGCCTGGATGAATTCTCGGAGTTGGAAGTGGTGCTGCAGGCCGTTCGGCGGAAGGAACTCATCACGGAGGCGCACATTACGTCCGGAGGGGAACACTTCAACCAGCAGCAGACGTGGGAGATCATTTCTCAGAAATACTGGTGGAGAG gTATTCTAAAGCAAGTGAAGGATTGTATACGGGAGTGTGGTCATTGCCAAAGCAAACAAGAGAGGGTACGAGGGAGTCCTGAGGATGCCACGAAACAAGCGCCGTTCAGACGAAAGACTGCAGCCCAGGTCAGTGAGGAAGACGACGACGACGCACATGATGAATTGGATGATGAACAGCCTGCTGTTGTCGATAAACACGAACTGGTGATT GTGGACAGTAGCGGTGTTGTCAAGCAGTTCTTACCTAAGCATGGGCAGACCATGCTGGACAAGCTTAACCAGCAACGACTCAAGAATGAGTTTTGCGATATCACTCTGCTCATCGAGGGCGAGGAACATCGCGCACATAAAGCTGTATTGGCGTCCTGCAGTGAATACTTCTATGAACTCTTTGTGGAGAAGGGTGCTGTGACCAGTCATGAAGCTGTGGTTGACCTCTCAG GCTTCAGCAAAGCCAGCTTTTTGCCGTTGCTGGATTTCGCCTACACCTCCAATCTGACCTTCAACTTTTGCGTGATGGCGGAGGTGGCCACGCTGGCACGCCACTTACTAATGGCCGAGGTGCTTCAGATCTGCGAGTCTGTACATAAGAAAGTGGAGGAGCAGAAGCTGATGGTCTACCAGAGGGGAGACATCCACACCGTGGTGACCAACCAACCTGTCCCCCCTGAGCCAATCCCATCCATTAATTCTGAAACTTACGTGGTGACTATGCAGAGTGATGGCCAAGTTGTTTCCGAGGCAGGAC TCTTGGCTGTAATAACTGGTGAAGATGGGACTGCTGAATCCCTAGCGTTGCTCGCTGGTGCGACTGTCGATGGACAGACAATGACTGTTGTTACTCATAGCGGACAGGCTGGATCAGCCGAGTCTCTTGCTATGGTGGCCCACAGTGGCGAGGCGGTCGAGGGCGAGACCATGACTTTGGTGACTCACTCTGGGCAGGCGGGCTCAGGTGAGTCTCTGGCTGTAGTGCAGGCCTGTTGGTCTGTAGAGGAGCCACAAGTTGGTGACACTCCTGTAGCAGAGAGCATCCAGCCGGGAACCTATCTTATTACTGTGGATCCTGTCAAAGCTGATGCTTCTGAAGTTGTGCATTTAGCTGCAGTGGCACCACCTGCTGTGCAGGCGGAGCCCACGCAGCCACCCGAGCCAGCGGCACCGATCCCACAGGAAGCTCCGGCACCAGTCAAACGAAGGCCAGGAAGACCACCTAAAGTGAAGCTGCCGGAGCCTCCTCCCGAGGAGGACCCTACAGAGAtggaggacattgaagatgCATCTGCTGCCGATGAAGAGAAAAAGGAAATGGAAAGTATAGATCCTAACAAGAGATACTTAAGAAAACGATCTATGAAGGAAGGAAGCTATGTTCGTCTTCATATGGGTCTTGAGAATGAGGAGGAAGAGAATAGCTCATCGCCCCCTATGAAG ATACCTCAAAAACTGGCCAGGAGAGGTCGTGTGGTTCAGACTTTGAGGAAGATTTCTG ATGAGTTTTCAGAAACAAAGCTTGAGTCTGCTCCCGATACTGCAACTGCAGCAGAGGAGTCGGAGTCTGTTACAGACATGTCTGAAGCCGTAGAGGAAGGGACGATGATGGGAGACCCAGTAGGAACTGTGGAGGGAGATCACGTGTGCAATGAGTGTGGCATGGTGTTCCAGAGACGTTACGCTCTCATCATGCATGCTCTTAAACACGAGAAGACTCGCAGCTTCAAATGCAGC ATCTGCAACAAAGAGTTCCAGTATGCAGCCTCTCTCCGGGCGCATTTGGCCCGTCACAAGCATCAGAAGACCCAGAGAGCCAGCGTGACGCGATCCACGGTGGCAGAAAATTCTCAAGAGTCGGAAGACTCAGCAAAGTACCGCACCAAGAGGGAGTTTgtgtgtgacatctgtggcAAGACGCTGCCCAAGCTGTACTCTCTCCGTATTCATATGCTGCACCACACAGGGGTGAGGCCGCACAGCTGTAAGGTTTGCGGAAAGAGCTTTGCCACCAAGCACAGCCTGAAAATGCACCGGGCGCTCCACGACTCGCTCAAGAGATTCCACTGCAACCTCTGCGAAAAGTCTTTTGTTACCAAGAGAAGCCTGGAGGAGCACACAAGCATTCATACAG GTGAATCAAAGTACTTATGCACTACCTGTGGAGCGTCCTTTCACCGTGCGTCCGGACTGAGCAAACACCTCAAAAAACATTTACCCAAACCTGAGGTGCGGTCATTCCAATGTACTCA ATGTGATAAGAGCTTCTTTGAAGCAAAAGACCTGCAACAGCACATGAATAAGCACTTAGGCCTGAAGCCCTTCCAGTGCCAGGTTTGTGGGAAATGCTACAGTTGGAAGAAAGACTGGTACTCTCATGTCAAATCGCACACTGTTGCAGAGCCTTTCAG GTGTAATGTGTGTGGTAAGGAGTTCTTTGAGAAGGCCCTGTTCAGACGCCATGTGAAAAAAGCCACTCATGGAAAGAAGGGCCGAGTGAAGCAGAACTTGGAGAGGGAGTGCGAACACTGTGGGAGGAAGTTCACTCAGCTCCGAGAATACCGCCGCCATATGAACAATCACCAGG GAGTGAAACCCTTCGAGTGTCTAACCTGTGGCGTGGCATGGGCAGATGCCCGTTCATTAAAGAGGCATGTTCGCACTCACACGGGCGAGCGCCCTTACGTGTGTCCATTGTGTCAGGAGGCCCACATAGACGCCCGGTCACTGCGGAAGCACATAAGCAAGTTCCACGGAGACCAGTTGCCCGGCAAGATCATGCTGGAGAAGGACACACTGCAGTTCCATAACCAAGGCACGCAGGTAGAACACGCCGTCAGCATCCTCGGTTCCGATCTGCCTCCTGAACTCCAACCTCCACAGCCTCCCACCACAGAGGAGATAGAGACTGTGCTCATCACCGAAGAAACTGTGGAGGCTGTGCAGGCTGTTAGCGAAGGCTCTGTAACAACTTTATCAGATCAGAGCATTATGCAAGTGGTGAACTATGTTCTAGCGCAGCAATCTGTTGTCAAGGTGGAAGATTCCCCCGAAATCATCCAAACCATGGAAGTGGAGGTGGCCCATGTGGCTGAAGTGGAGTGA